From the genome of Halarsenatibacter silvermanii:
CTGGGTACGGGATTGAAGGGAGCCGTTAGAGGTAAAGCGGCCGAGATGGTGGAACTGGTAAATAAAGCCGGAGCTGCCAGAATAGCAGTTGATATTCCAACAGGAGTGGAAGCTGGCACCGGCAGGGCGCCGGGTGGGGCGGTAAAAGCTGATCTTACTGTCACCATGCAGGATGCCAAGGTCGGTCACCTGCTTTATCCCGGCCGCAGCTTCTGCGGTGAGCTGACAGTTTCCGATTTGGGTTTTCCCGATGAAGTCTACGATGAGATAGAACCTCAACATTTCCGGCTGGTTGATGAAGAGGTGAGCTCTTTACTGCCTCCCAGACCGGAAACAGGTCATAAAGGTACTTTCGGTGAAGTGCTGGTAGCTGCTGGATCCAGGAATATGCCGGGAGCAGCCCTTCTGACAGCTAAAGCTGCTCTGGCAGGTGGCGCTGGAGTGGTCAGGCTCGCCCTGCCGGAGGAGTCAGCTGCCGCTATAACATCTGCCGCTCCTGAAATTGTGCTGATACCTCTTGCAGGTGAAGAGGGTGAGCTTTCGAGCTCGAACTTAGAAAAATTAATCGGATACGCAGATAGCGCTGACGCTATGGCTCTAGGGCCGGGCCTGGGCAGCGGAGAGCCGGCGGCGGAACTGGTTAATGGACTTTTAAAAGAATTAGATCTGCCGCTGGTGCTCGATGCCGACGGGATAAACAATCTTTCCGAACTGGCCCTGGCTGCCGGATATTCCGGTGAGCTGATCATGACTCCTCATCCTGGTGAAATGGGCAGGCTTCTGGAAATGAGTCCTCAGCAGGTAGTTGAGAACAAACTGGATGTCGCCCGGGAATTTTCCCGTGAACAGGACTGTGAATTAATTTTGAAGGGAGCAGACACTCTTTCAGCTCTGACTGAAGGCGAGGTCTTTATAAATCCGACCGGTAATCAGGGTATGGCTACTGCCGGGAGCGGCGACGTACTGACAGGCCTGACTGCCGGCCTTCTTGCACAAACCCAGAATTCCGAAATTTCCGCCTGCCTGGCTCCTTATCTTCACGGCAGGGCTGGTGATATGGCTTTAGAAGAAAAAGGCAGCTATTCTCTTACTGCCGGTGATATACTCGATCGATTGGGAGCAGCTTTTTCCTCTGTAAGCAAAAATGCTGTTCGTCAGGAGGATAAAAGAGAATGATACTCTCCGATAAAACCCTCAAAGAGATGATAGATAAAGATGTTTTGCAGATTGAACCCCTTACTGAGGGGCAGCTGCAGCCGGCTTCAGTCGATCTGCGGCTGGGGAAAAATTTTCTTAAGATAGATGAGAATATGATGGAAGCGATGTCGCTCAAAGAAAAACCGGATTACACTGAGATGAACCGTTCGGAGATAGTAATTCCTCCCCATTCTTTTTTGCTGGCCAGCACACGGGAAAAAATTTCTCTTCCCGATGATCTGACCGCTTTTGTGGAAGGTCGCAGTTCAATTGGCAGAATGGGCCTTTTTATTCAGAATGCCGGCTGGGTGGATCCCGGTTTTTCCGGCCAGCTGACGCTTGAACTTTTCAATGCCAACAGGCTGCCGATAAAACTTTATGCGGGCAGGCGAATCTGCCAGCTGGTTTTTTCGAGAATGGACCAAAAGGCCGAGTCTCCTTACTGCGGCAAATACCAAAATCAACAGCGGGCAGTCGGCAGTCTGGCATGCCAGGACAGCGAGATAGCCTCCGGATCCGCTGATTGAGGAAAAGATAAAAGTTTCAAAATTTGTTTTAGCAATATGTTTGCACCCGGCTCGAGATTTATGTTATACTTCCCACTGTGGCAAATATTTCAGTCGGTTCTGTAAAACCAGCAGCGGATAAAAGTGAGGTGTATAATATGGTCAAAATTATCATTTCAGAGTTCGATCACAATATCGGTCCTGGAGATATTGTGGGAGCTTTTATAAATGAATGCGGTATAGATAGCGAGGATATAGGAAAGATAAATATTAACGATCATCAGGCCACAGTCGAGCTGGCTGAGGAAGTGGCAGCTCAGGT
Proteins encoded in this window:
- the dcd gene encoding dCTP deaminase, which produces MILSDKTLKEMIDKDVLQIEPLTEGQLQPASVDLRLGKNFLKIDENMMEAMSLKEKPDYTEMNRSEIVIPPHSFLLASTREKISLPDDLTAFVEGRSSIGRMGLFIQNAGWVDPGFSGQLTLELFNANRLPIKLYAGRRICQLVFSRMDQKAESPYCGKYQNQQRAVGSLACQDSEIASGSAD
- a CDS encoding NAD(P)H-hydrate dehydratase, whose translation is MILLTGEEMARADKKAIDMGMPELILMETAGRSTAAGTYSRWQDRAEEGIVVISGGGNNGGDGLVAARYFDSWGLDVKVILLTSPENLEGVNRENYRMCRLQNIEIIPENSGKIDAAEDMIAEAGIIVDAMLGTGLKGAVRGKAAEMVELVNKAGAARIAVDIPTGVEAGTGRAPGGAVKADLTVTMQDAKVGHLLYPGRSFCGELTVSDLGFPDEVYDEIEPQHFRLVDEEVSSLLPPRPETGHKGTFGEVLVAAGSRNMPGAALLTAKAALAGGAGVVRLALPEESAAAITSAAPEIVLIPLAGEEGELSSSNLEKLIGYADSADAMALGPGLGSGEPAAELVNGLLKELDLPLVLDADGINNLSELALAAGYSGELIMTPHPGEMGRLLEMSPQQVVENKLDVAREFSREQDCELILKGADTLSALTEGEVFINPTGNQGMATAGSGDVLTGLTAGLLAQTQNSEISACLAPYLHGRAGDMALEEKGSYSLTAGDILDRLGAAFSSVSKNAVRQEDKRE